A window of Metabacillus sp. B2-18 contains these coding sequences:
- the yumC gene encoding ferredoxin--NADP reductase 2, giving the protein MKEDTKVYDITIIGGGPVGLFTAFYGGMRQASVKIIESLPQLGGQLSTLYPEKYIYDVAGFPKIRAQELVDNLKEQMGQFEQTVVLDQAVEHVEKQADGVFMLTTNNEVHYTKTIIITAGNGAFKPRKLELEESEKYENQNLHYFVDDLNKFAERNVAILGGGDSAVDWALMLEPVAKSVSLIHRRDKFRAHEHSVELLMKSKVQVLTPFVPVELNGEQAISQVVLEEVKGDRKEVLEIDDLIVNYGFVSSLGPIKDWGLTIEKNSIVVNSKMETNIEGIYAAGDICTYDGKVKLIASGFGEAPTAVNNAKAYMDPKARVQPLHSTSLFN; this is encoded by the coding sequence ATGAAAGAAGATACTAAAGTTTATGATATTACCATTATCGGTGGAGGTCCTGTTGGATTATTCACTGCATTCTATGGTGGAATGAGACAGGCAAGTGTAAAAATTATTGAGAGCCTTCCACAATTAGGTGGCCAGCTTTCTACATTATATCCTGAAAAATACATCTATGACGTTGCAGGCTTTCCAAAAATAAGAGCTCAAGAGCTTGTAGACAATTTGAAGGAGCAAATGGGTCAGTTTGAGCAAACAGTTGTTTTAGATCAAGCTGTTGAACACGTTGAGAAACAAGCTGACGGAGTATTCATGTTAACCACTAATAATGAAGTTCATTATACAAAAACAATCATCATTACAGCAGGTAATGGTGCTTTTAAGCCTCGCAAACTTGAGCTTGAGGAAAGCGAGAAATATGAGAATCAAAATTTACATTATTTCGTTGATGATTTAAATAAATTTGCCGAAAGAAACGTAGCTATTCTTGGTGGTGGAGACTCTGCCGTTGACTGGGCATTAATGCTCGAACCTGTTGCAAAAAGTGTAAGTTTAATACATAGAAGAGATAAATTCAGAGCACATGAACATAGTGTTGAATTATTGATGAAATCGAAGGTACAGGTTTTAACACCATTTGTTCCAGTCGAGCTAAATGGGGAACAGGCTATTTCTCAAGTAGTATTAGAAGAAGTGAAAGGTGATCGAAAAGAAGTTTTAGAAATTGACGATCTTATCGTTAATTATGGATTTGTATCCTCACTTGGACCAATTAAAGATTGGGGTTTAACAATTGAGAAAAATTCAATTGTTGTTAACTCAAAAATGGAAACGAACATTGAAGGAATTTATGCAGCTGGAGATATCTGCACCTATGATGGCAAGGTAAAACTAATTGCAAGTGGATTTGGCGAGGCTCCGACAGCAGTAAACAATGCTAAGGCATATATGGATCCAAAAGCACGTGTCCAACCATTACACAGCACGAGTTTATTTAATTAA